A region of the Agromyces sp. CF514 genome:
TGCGCGCGGTGCGCCGCCGTGTAGAGGTAGGGCACGAGCGCGTGGCGCAGGCGGAGGTACCGGGCGGCGATGCCGGCGAGCTCGGTACCGAGCAGGTTCGGTTCCTTCGATCCGAACGGGCTCGCCGAGGAGTGCAGGCGGTTCACGGGCGACAGCACGCCGAACTGCATCCACCGCAGCGTCAGCTCGGGGTCGGTGCGGCCCCGCATGTGGCCGCCGATGTCGTGGCTCCACCAGAAGTAGCCGATGTTGGCGGCGGTGCTCGTGAAGTAGGGCTGGAAGTCGAGCGACGCCCAGGTCGCGTGCGTGTCGCCCGAGAACCCGACCGGGTAGCGGTGGCTCCCGGGTCCGGCGTACCGCGACAGGGTCACGGCGCGCTTGCCGGAGTCCTGCAGGTCGGTGACGTGCACGTGGTTGAGCATCCACAGCGGGTCGAGCCCGTCGATGCGCGAGATGCCGCCCGACTGCCAGTCGAGCCACCAGAAGTCGACGCCCTGCTCCTCGATCGGATGATGCACCTCGGTGAGGTACGCCTCGACGAACTCGCGCGAGCCGATGTCGAACACGATGCCGTCGCCCGATTCGGGGTCGACGCCGATGGCCCGCGCCACGGCCGGATAGCTCGCCTCGTGGCGGCGGATTCCGTCGGCCGGGTGCACGTTCAAGGTGACCGCGAGCCCACGGCGGTGCAGTTCGGCGAGGAACGCGGCCGGGTCGGGGAACAGCTCGGGGTTCCAGGTGTACCCCGTCCATCCGGTGCCGATCGCGGGATCGACGTCGACGAGGTGCCAGTCCATGTCGAGCACGGCCACCGAGAACGGCTGGCGTTGCGCGGCGAAGCCGTCCATGAGCTCGAGGAACTCGCCCGAGGAGTACGGCCAGTACCGGCTCCACCAGTTGCCGAGCGCATAACGGGGCACGAGTGCCGGCGCCCCGGTGAGGCGGAAGTAGTCGTCGAGCGCACCCTGGTAGTCGCGGCCGTGGGCGAACACGTAGAGGTCGCAGCCGTTCGCCGGGCGTGCGCGCGGCCATCCGTCGTCGCCGATCAGCACCGAGCCCGAGTCGTCGAGCGCCTCGAACCCGTAGGTCGAGAGGATGCCGGGCTCCAACGGGCAGTCGCCGTCGACCTCGTCGAGGGTGCGCGCCGTGCCGCCGAGGTTGCCCCTCGTCTCGTACATCCGGGGGATCTGCTCGCCGTACCGCCACGTGGAGTAGTGGATGTCGGGAGCCGCGTGCAGCGAGATCGACAGCCCCGACGACGAGAACTCGCGACCGTCGTACTGCAGTTCGAGGTACCGCGTGCGGATGCCGAGGCCCCCGTCGTCGGTGCGGGTCACGGTGAAGTCGGCGGGCGGGAAGTCGCGGTTCACGACCACGGCCGTCGGAAGGTCGACGAAGTCGCCCGTGTCGCTCCACTCGATGCGGATGAGCCGTTCGGTGAGCACGGTGAATCGGGCGTGCTCGGACTCGATGACGGACTCGGGTCTGGCGGTTCGCAGCGCGGTTGCGGTGGTGATGGTCAAGACGGGGCCTTTCTCGGGAAGTTTTCGCGGTCGCCGAAGCGAGCGTCCGTGGTTCGGATGCCGAGCGGCGATGCGTCGGCGACGGAGCGGGTCGGGGTCTGGAGGAGGTCGTTCGGAGCGGGCCGGACTCAGCCCTTCGTCGAGCCGGCGGTGAGCCCGGAGACGATGTAGCGCTGCAGCGCGAGGAACAGCAGCACCACCGGGATGGCGGCGAGCACCGCACCCGCGGCGAACAGCCCCCACGGGGCGTTGCGTTCGTCGGATCCCCAGTTGTAGAGCCCGATCGCGAGCGTGAACTGCTCCGATCTCTGCAGCACGACCCTGGCGATGATGAAGTCGCTGTAGGTGCCGATGAACGAGAGCAGCCCGACGACCGTGAGGATCGGCGTCACCAGTCGCATGATGATGCGCCAGAAGATCTGGGCGTGGCTCGCCCCGTCGATCTTCGCCGCCTCATCGAGCTCACAGGGCACCGTGTTGAAGAAGCCGTACATCAGGAAGGTGTTCACGCCGAGGGCGCCGCCGAGGTAGACGCAGACGAGACCGAGATGCGAGTTCAGTCCGAGCGCCGGGAAGACGTCGCCGACCGCGAGCAGCACCAGGAAGATCGCGACGAACGCCAGCATCTGCGGGAACATCTGCAGGAGCAGCAGCGTCGTGAGCCCCGCCCGTCGCCCCGCGAAGCGGAAGCGCGAGAACGCATACGCCGCAGCCGCGCCCATCAGCACCGTGCCCACCGCGGTGAGCGAGGCGACGACGATCGAGTTCTTCATCCACAGCCAGAACGGCGTGTCCCACAGGGCGGCGAAGTTCTCGGGCGACACCACGCGGAACAGTTCGTACGACCCCGTGAGTGTGCCGGCCGGGTTGAGCGCGGCCGACAGCGCGTACAGCAGCGGGAAGACGCAGACGACGATCATCGCTGCCGCGACGAGGTACCGCCATCCGATCTCCGACCACCACCGTGCGCCGCGCAGGCGGCTCCCGCCGGGGCCGATCGACGTCGGGCGGGCGGAGGAGCGCGCCTCGGTGGTGTCCGAAGCTGCGGCGGCTGCGACATCCGGTGTCGTGAAGGCCATGTCAGATCTCCTCGAGGCGACGCGTGCGACGGAAGCCGAGCCACGAGATCAGGCCGACCAGGATGAAGATCAGCAGCGACAGCGCACTCGCGACGCCGTACTGCTTGCTGCCGCTCTCGAAGGCCACCGAGTAGACCATCGAGATCAGGATGTCGGTGTGCCCGACGACGTACGGAGTGCCCACGAAGTTCGGCCCGCCGCCCGTGAGCATGTAGATCAGGGCGAAGTTGTTGAAGTTGAACGCGAACGACGAGATCAGCAGCGGAGCGACCGAGACCATCACGAACGGCAGCGTGAGGTATCGGAAGATCTGGAACCGGCCGGCGCCGTCGATGCGCGCGGCGTCGAGCGTGTCGGCGTCGATCGCCTGGAGCGCTCCCGTGCAGATGAGGAACATGTAGGGGAACCCGAGCCACAGGTTGACCAGGATCACCGAGACCTTCGCCAGGAGCGCATCGGTCAGCCATGGGATGTCGGCACCCCCGAAGAGCACCACGTTGATGTAACCGAACCGGTCGTTCAGCATGCCGGCCCAGACCAGCGCCGAGAGGAAGCCCGGG
Encoded here:
- a CDS encoding TIM-barrel domain-containing protein; protein product: MTITTATALRTARPESVIESEHARFTVLTERLIRIEWSDTGDFVDLPTAVVVNRDFPPADFTVTRTDDGGLGIRTRYLELQYDGREFSSSGLSISLHAAPDIHYSTWRYGEQIPRMYETRGNLGGTARTLDEVDGDCPLEPGILSTYGFEALDDSGSVLIGDDGWPRARPANGCDLYVFAHGRDYQGALDDYFRLTGAPALVPRYALGNWWSRYWPYSSGEFLELMDGFAAQRQPFSVAVLDMDWHLVDVDPAIGTGWTGYTWNPELFPDPAAFLAELHRRGLAVTLNVHPADGIRRHEASYPAVARAIGVDPESGDGIVFDIGSREFVEAYLTEVHHPIEEQGVDFWWLDWQSGGISRIDGLDPLWMLNHVHVTDLQDSGKRAVTLSRYAGPGSHRYPVGFSGDTHATWASLDFQPYFTSTAANIGYFWWSHDIGGHMRGRTDPELTLRWMQFGVLSPVNRLHSSASPFGSKEPNLLGTELAGIAARYLRLRHALVPYLYTAAHRAHADGVPVVRPMYHAHPYTDEAYLHRNVYLLGPDLLVAPITTPVDGEAQVAATAVWLPDGEWTDLFSGRRYRGGRTTTVHRALDAYPVLVRAGAVLPLAMDAMAPVDENPARLALRVFEGTSSSTIVEDDGTARPEPWTTEATQTSTRREDGRSDIRLVLTSGAGLPARTLETLAFDLAGIASIEGAVLLVDGVERPIAQVQDPTDDAADLADALRLEAHDVDLHAAVELRITGARRRVRSARHDAFVLLQRARIDLDLKDRALATIERAQGIALADELAGIGLPPVLLGALLEVFATAEAA
- a CDS encoding sugar ABC transporter permease, whose amino-acid sequence is MAFTTPDVAAAAASDTTEARSSARPTSIGPGGSRLRGARWWSEIGWRYLVAAAMIVVCVFPLLYALSAALNPAGTLTGSYELFRVVSPENFAALWDTPFWLWMKNSIVVASLTAVGTVLMGAAAAYAFSRFRFAGRRAGLTTLLLLQMFPQMLAFVAIFLVLLAVGDVFPALGLNSHLGLVCVYLGGALGVNTFLMYGFFNTVPCELDEAAKIDGASHAQIFWRIIMRLVTPILTVVGLLSFIGTYSDFIIARVVLQRSEQFTLAIGLYNWGSDERNAPWGLFAAGAVLAAIPVVLLFLALQRYIVSGLTAGSTKG